TGGGGCCCGGGGGTCCGGGGCTCCAGCAGGACCGGGGATGGCAGGGGGCACACACACGCTCCCACAGCTGCCGCTACTTTCGGAAAGTCCTTTATTCCCTCCGAGGATTTTCAGCCGGGGCAGGGGTGGGGGGACTCGGGGGTCGCCCCGCTGAGCCCCGCTCCCTTTTGCAGCTGATCACGGAGCAAGCCGATATCCCGCTGTCCCGGGGCGCCGAGATGAAGGGCAAGTGCGGCACGAACGAGTCGGAGCTGGAGCTCTCGTGGCTGGACCAAGCGTACACCCTCAAACTCTCCTTCCTCAAGGTACGGGCACGCCgggagccgggccgggggcgcggcggctccgcgggctCCTCATCGGCCCTGTCTGTCTCGGCAGGAGGGGCACAACACGTCCCGGGGCCCCGAGGCGTCCTGGAAGCTCAGCCGGATCCAGTTCACGTACGACACCTCCGAGCGCACCTACTTCAAGGATGCCGTCAGCCGTAAGCGCCCGGGCTCGGGGGTTAAGGGAGATCCCGGCGGGCGCGGGGAGCGCTCAGCGGGCTGCTCCTCAATGGAGcttagggaaaaagaaaaccccaaagcctCCCGACAAAGCCGGGACCTGCTGCCGCCTTTAAACCGcatgtttaatattttctttctccgctgttttttttcccttgtttttagTCACCGCGGTTGGCGGAGGagggagagcccagctctgcccgtTTGCTGCGCTGTCCTGTGGGACCCAGGGCCCgaggggtgggacagggagacACCTGGGCTGGAAAAGCTTGTCTCCTTTCCTGTGGGGAGATTGTTTCTGAGGTTAAACCTGATGATGGTTGAATACGTGGGAAAGCAGCAGTTCCCCGAGATACCTGAGAATGACATTAGTATCGTACCCCCACACACCTCCGCACCCAgcagcctccttttttctcACTGGATTTCCAttcttttggttttcattttgtttttgtttcatttcgGCTCAGAAATGTGTTCTCTTGAattggaaaatgaaatattgtcACTTGCAAATAGTTCTCTCCGCAATTTTCCAACTCCAGCGAATAGGGCGTTTAGAGTTGTTGCCATAAGACatgctggttttggggctgcGTTCCCACTGTTTGAGTCCCCAGAGCACGGAGCCGGCCGTGCCGCATCAGCCCCTGCCCGTGTGAAGCCCTGATTGCCTTTTTGTGCTGCCGAGGGGAACAAAGGGCTGCAGAAAGCGGGAGGTGGAAGATACCCCTCATCCCACCTGGCTCAGCCGCAGCCGGCCTTTGCTTGCAAAACAAGCTCGGTGTGAtagggaaatattttctctaatttATATTTGGGTGAAACGGCCCCGTTGTTTTCAGGAAGGGCTCTGTGGCCTGTCTTGCTCTGCAGGGTGGTCCCCGATGGCACTGCCCCGTCCCGCCTGGATTCAGAGCCCAAGTGCAGCCTCAGAAATGGGTGTTCCCCAAATGTggggagcacagccccaggccgGGCTGCACCCCGAGTGTCTGTGAGCGGGCACCATGTCACGGCAGGGACTCCAGGCGCTGCGGCAGGAGCGGAGCTGgcggcagcagggccagctctgcgCTTTGTGGGGCAGCTCCGTGTGCTGGAGCCGTGTTCCGCTTGCGGGAGCCCATCCCgctgtgggagctgccctggctgtgcgGGGTGTCCCCCAAAAGCCGGCTCCCATCCCGGGAGGAGCAGGCGCTGCTGCCGCATTGCGCCCCGGCCGCGTCCCGCCCGTTCGGTTCGTTGCCTCTGTTCCCCTCGGGGCCGGGTCTGACCCGTGTGTCCCCTGGGCAGCCGGGAAGCACACGGCCAGCTCGCACCGGCTCTCGGCCCTGGTGACCCCTGCCGGGCGGTCCTACGAGTGCCAGGCGCAGCAGACCATCTCGCTCGTCTCCAGCGACCACCAGAAGTccgtgcagctcctgctgtcgGAAGTGAGGCTCCAGCCCTTCGATATCCCCGCGGATTTTGTCTTCAGTGAAGGTaaggagcaggcagaggcacGTCCCGCATCCCCGAGGTGCTGATGGTGCCACGGCCTTTGGGGACGTTGCAATCTACTGAAGGAATTTGGGTCCCACCTTTTGCAGGGCCACCTTCCCCTCACTGCAGcctgttcccagtgctccctgcaCTCCCTCCAACCCATTCCTTACCTCTGTGGTCCCCCAAAAGGCTTTACAAATTCAGCCCCGCTGCCAAAACATGGGCCATCGTTGTATGTACGTTGTCTTCTGTAAGTACTCATAGAGTCAGATTGCCAGCAAGCCCCagtgcagcatccctggggagccctgCCAAGCTGAGGTGTCTCCTCTGCAGCACAAAAATGcttcagcacagccccaggggctccTTAGGGCTGCTGCACGCTGGGGAAGCTAGGGGCTGCAGTGGCAGGGTTTGCTGGGGGTGCACGTTCCTGGCTCCAGTTTGATTAATGCCCATTGTGAGGGGCAAGGAAGCGAAACATGGACCTCAGTGAGGCTCCTGGAGCACCAAACACACGGAATGCCATTCTGCTTCTGGGGTTCCTCAACATCATggtggagaaaagaaaacctgaGTTACAACGTGCTCTTTGTATCAAAGGGATGCACTGGagcctgcagcagtgctgccatggGACAGGGTTCCTGCAGTCTCAGGTTCCTTTATCCCAAGAAGCCCATGGTGCTCCCCCTTGGCTTTCCCATCAGGCTGAATGAGGCAGTGTAGCCATTCCTGGATTAGGGCAGACCAGTCCCATTTCACAGGGCTGCCTTAGCACTAAAATCAGTTAAGCCCGTTATTGTAACCAGGTGCAAACAAAACGTGTAATGGCCAACTCTTTTAATAATGAGTTAGCAAATGGTGGTATTCAAGCCTAGCATTAAAACCGTGGAGCTTTATTATTTTGCATGTGGGAAATGTTTTGGAGCACAATGGAAGCCCAGCAGTGACTGCAGAGCCGAGTGCTTGCACTCACGACTCCAATCCTCTCACCGACGTTGTAAATTGGTGCTGCTGcatgtgctggcagagctctgcctgcctgaaTTACTCACAGCAAGGCCAGTGTAATACTGAGTAGGCTTTATCCGTGGGCAGGGTGTTTTTGTATCAAAGTAGTACCACATTTTTCATAGAtttacagggagaaaaaagtaGAACTTGATagtttgctgtaattttttttgttggcgTAGCTTTaccctctttttcctcctgtggGTCCAGGATTCCTGCACTCAGGGTTGGGCTGGGCAGACCTGGGGGGCTGAGAGCAGCGTGTTTCAAATATGCAAGGCTGTGTCTCTGTGATACCAAACCCGTGAAGTCCTAGAGCTCCCAGTTAAAACAACCAAACCTGGGGCTCACTGCCAGAGGAATCTACCTGCTGTTTTCATGATATGCTCATTCCTGTCAGGCAGCAAAtttgtttctattttgttttctcttttgttgcTGTAGTTTGgtgggcttttcttttttccagtaCACAAAGACATGATGTTTCTTTAGCAGTCTTTAAACACATGGAGAGGATTCCTCCTCTGGAGGACAGCATGGCTTCTCTCTTTGTCAGGCTCAATGGGGTTTTCTGTAGTTGTTGCTCTCATTATTGAATTACACTCCTTTTTGTTGAATTCCACTGgaagctgagcagcagagagcacCTGGAGGGGTggtcagaggggctgggaggtgaTTTATCAATGGAGCTCcatccagggcactgctgctctcccagcgCCGCGTTCCCTCCAGCCTCGGCACACGCATGGCACAGCAGCATCCTTTGTGGGGTCTGAGAACCACTGCCAATCTCAAATTACAGTAATTAGCCTTCCCCTTTTTGCTTCATTAATTTCCCATTAGGTAAAATTCCTATTAATTATGAACAAGCtacagaacattttaaaatattttggaggaGAGAAAGAGACCTGCTAGAGCGGAAGAATCACTAAGGCGCAGGAGGGTCAGGCCCGTTTTCCacaaagaaatggggaaaaggattCTTCATTAGTCCTGACACTGTCCTGGCAGGGATAGGTTAAACAGCTTGTAGGGAATGACTGGATtgtctttggtttttttgaatGCTTAAATTCATGTGctagagtatttttttttttgagatactGCTTCCAACCTTCACAAGtccacatttatttatttatttaaatttttatttttcaatagagaagcagcagaaatttttttcaatcAGACtttgctaatttatttttttacaataGGGGAAAATGTGTGTACATTTTTCAGCTTAGAAGATGAGTAAAATGAGAGCTGGATCAAGAGGGCGCAAAAAGATTTAAACTGATGGAAGAACCCCAGAGAAAGTGTCAGCTCTTTTGATTTTATGTCTAAAAATTCGAATATAAAGCAATATGATGCAAAATAGTAATTCAAAGGGATACAACAGCTGATAAACAGGGACTGGGGTCCTGGGGTGgctcagagggagctgcagcctcccacTTCAGCGCCACATTTTCTCAAGGGTCCTTTGCTCCAAGGTATGCAgccactttttaaaaagcacctgGTCcttctttgtttaatttttaagtgtttaCTTACAAGCTCCCATCTCAAAATGCCAATCCCTTGTCATGcggacacagctgggctggtttCCCCCTTGGGCCGATCCCTGCGCCGATGCTCGGGCGGGAGGGCGCTGCGCCTCCGGCCGGGCTGTTTGCCGTGTGCGCTCTGCGGGAGGATTCTGGAGGGGCAAATGGGCTCTTGGGTGGTTTCACAgcccctgctggagctgggcgAGCGCTCACCATAGAAACCGTGGCAGTACGTGAGCCTGGGAGGAGGCGCAGcacaaaggagaggaggaacGCACCTCAGCACCTCCTTCGTGTCCCTCTGGGTGGGTGTTGTGTGCGGGGAGCGGGGGTGGCACCGCCCGGCCACAGGGGTGACCCGGCTGCTCGgggtgcagcacagctcccagcaccgcCCCGGCTTCCTCTTATTGCCAGGGACCTGCTTGCTTCCCTGC
Above is a genomic segment from Zonotrichia leucophrys gambelii isolate GWCS_2022_RI chromosome 3, RI_Zleu_2.0, whole genome shotgun sequence containing:
- the LAMP5 gene encoding lysosome-associated membrane glycoprotein 5; translated protein: MAGGLLPGLLFILHAAARLAAEQEVENLSGLSPNPEKDIFVVRENRTTCLMAEFAAKFIVPYDVWASNYVDLITEQADIPLSRGAEMKGKCGTNESELELSWLDQAYTLKLSFLKEGHNTSRGPEASWKLSRIQFTYDTSERTYFKDAVSPGKHTASSHRLSALVTPAGRSYECQAQQTISLVSSDHQKSVQLLLSEVRLQPFDIPADFVFSEEHKCPVDQREQLEETLPLILGLILGLVIVVTLGIYHIHHKLTASQVQIPRDRSQYKHMG